Proteins from a genomic interval of Eriocheir sinensis breed Jianghai 21 chromosome 20, ASM2467909v1, whole genome shotgun sequence:
- the LOC127001354 gene encoding cysteine and histidine-rich domain-containing protein morgana-like, with translation MASVQCYNKGCGQKFVLEDNNDDACEYHPGAPIFHDAYKGWSCCNKKSTDFTTFLNTKGCTKGRHNPEKPPEPKKPKVDPSTRDEVISVQAPTHGSRLSQGLPRPEYSAPTKRLPITIAPSLKQALEKKAAEEKTDNNTDEGEVSETGIKIGESCKNNGCKATYDGEHSNLDLCEHHPGFPIFHEGLKYWTCCQKKTTDFSEFLDQAGCSTGHHCWVKLDSKKVATCRYDWHQTGSHVCVAIYAKLSDPKTTYVEANPIRLNANIVFGDANLFTLDGELRGIIDVEQSSVNLAATKVEIKLKKAEPCSWRTLIAEKAAPTSENKTDDEKAEYEEIKERVDAVDLSDL, from the exons ATGGCCTCCGTGCAGTGCTACAATAAAGGCTGCGGCCAAAAGTTTGTGCTCGAGGACAACAACGACG aCGCCTGCGAGTACCACCCCGGCGCGCCCATCTTCCACGACGCCTACAAGGGCTGGTCCTGCTGCAACAAGAAGAGCACGGACTTCACCACATTCCTCAACACAAAG GGCTGTACGAAGGGCCGACACAACCCTGAGAAGCCCCCTGAGCCCAAGAAGCCCAAGGTGGACCCCAGCACCAGGGACGAAGTGATCAGCGTGCAGGCGCCCACCCACGGCTCCCGGCTGTCCCAGGGGCTGCCCAGGCCAGAGTACAGCGCACCCACCAAGAGACTGCCCATCACCATCGCCCCCTCCcttaagcag GCATTGGAGAAGAAGGCCGCGGAGGAGAAGACCGACAACAACACTGATGAAGGGGAGGTGTCGGAGACTGGTATTAAGATCGGGGAATCCTGCAAGAACAACGGCTGCAAGGCT ACATATGATGGTGAGCACAGCAACCTGGACCTTTGCGAGCACCACCCCGGCTTCCCAATCTTCCACGAGGGCCTCAAGTACTGGACCTGCTGTCAGAAGAAGACCACAGACTTCTCGGAGTTCTTGGACCAGGCGGGCTGCTCCACGGGGCACCACTGCTGGGTTAAGttg GACTCTAAGAAGGTCGCCACGTGCCGTTACGACTGGCACCAGACCGGCAGCCACGTGTGTGTCGCCATCTACGCCAAGCTGAGCGACCCCAAGACCACATACGTCGAGGCCAACCCCATCAGGCTCAACGCTAATATTGTGTTCGGAGACGCCAACCTGTTCACTCTGGATGGGGAGCTGAGAGGG aTCATTGACGTGGAACAGAGCAGCGTCAACCTGGCAGCGACCAAGGTGGAGATCAAGCTGAAGAAGGCCGAACCATGCAGCTGGCGGACGCTCATCGCCGAGAAGGCCGCGCCAACCTCCGAGAACAAGACAGACGACGAGAAGGCGGAGTATGAGGAGATCAAGGAGAGGGTGGATGCTGTGGACCTGAGCGACCTCTGA